The following are from one region of the Arcobacter defluvii genome:
- a CDS encoding FtsK/SpoIIIE domain-containing protein — protein sequence MLHLFKLFSQDIIKFWAVLIWGLFSIIYIIENGAVLNAELIEKYQYYFIIGASIILIERTIYFLKYHRFILLPYSLSLYNRVADEQKESKIFLDKFKKYDKKTNTYYFKNRLAIDKKMYLDSKDKIIHLLGYEDKNEVEFEIKAHNKKEIAIRLFKLPKKFNWHIELLKDKHLYLGHSKNGAYFLPLTDLTSSICCGESGAGKSNFLNMLIFSLVHNFNYIDKLDFIDLKGVELSRYKLNNTTFTDKLEQVDKLLEELKNEMNKRFSEMKEKGDLIYSGKYRICLIDEIGTISTHYDKKLKENIFNNLIEIGQKGRASKVLLLVFSQKIDSTNIPTNVLTNLQGSFLLRTSSQFNINNSIGLQEEIEEITRTRVADFPKGRLIYKDGLTSEKILLQTPYLSQEIQNSMIKYFRSWINK from the coding sequence ATGCTTCATTTATTCAAGTTATTTAGCCAAGATATAATCAAATTTTGGGCTGTTTTAATTTGGGGTCTATTTTCAATAATCTATATTATTGAAAATGGAGCAGTGCTTAATGCTGAACTTATAGAAAAATACCAATACTATTTTATTATTGGGGCTTCAATTATTCTAATAGAGAGAACAATATACTTTTTAAAGTATCATAGGTTTATATTACTTCCTTATTCTTTATCTTTATACAATAGAGTAGCAGATGAACAAAAAGAGAGCAAAATATTTTTAGATAAATTTAAAAAATATGATAAAAAAACAAATACCTATTATTTTAAAAATAGATTAGCAATTGATAAAAAAATGTATCTTGATTCAAAAGATAAGATAATTCATTTATTAGGATATGAAGATAAAAATGAAGTTGAATTTGAAATTAAAGCCCACAATAAAAAAGAGATAGCTATTAGATTATTTAAACTTCCTAAAAAATTCAATTGGCATATAGAACTATTAAAAGATAAACATTTATATTTAGGTCATTCAAAAAATGGTGCTTATTTTTTACCTTTAACAGATTTAACTTCTTCTATTTGTTGTGGAGAATCAGGAGCAGGAAAATCAAATTTCTTAAATATGCTTATCTTCTCTTTGGTTCATAATTTCAACTACATAGATAAATTAGATTTTATAGACCTTAAAGGCGTAGAATTAAGCCGTTATAAGTTAAATAATACAACTTTTACAGATAAGCTTGAACAAGTTGATAAACTCCTTGAAGAGCTTAAAAATGAAATGAATAAGCGTTTTTCTGAAATGAAAGAAAAAGGGGATTTAATTTATAGTGGAAAATATAGAATTTGCTTAATTGATGAGATTGGAACAATATCAACCCATTATGATAAAAAATTAAAAGAAAATATTTTTAACAATTTAATAGAAATAGGACAAAAAGGTAGAGCTTCCAAAGTTTTATTATTAGTATTTAGTCAAAAGATAGATTCAACAAATATACCTACAAATGTGTTAACCAATTTACAAGGCTCTTTTTTATTAAGAACTTCCAGTCAATTTAACATAAATAATTCTATTGGATTACAAGAGGAAATAGAAGAAATAACAAGAACAAGGGTTGCTGATTTTCCAAAAGGACGCTTAATATATAAAGATGGTTTAACAAGTGAAAAGATATTACTTCAAACTCCTTATTTAAGTCAAGAAATTCAAAATTCTATGATTAAATATTTTAGGTCTTGGATTAACAAATAG
- a CDS encoding outer membrane beta-barrel protein, with protein MKKLALVAFSVSTLLLSNVSAKETLTDIHLVGISSTAANIDSKEIGIGYGVSLYLDNSIFWGVSFDFSGGKLDNSEIKIDNKSTNKNDNIYTAGADFKLGYALFDNKLALYGIGSGIYQSIGGIDGAGLGYGAGVDYRITNNIALNLEYKTYSMTSNYGDYDYDRVSSGIKYNFK; from the coding sequence ATGAAAAAATTGGCATTAGTTGCTTTTAGTGTTTCAACATTATTATTAAGTAATGTATCTGCGAAAGAAACATTAACAGATATTCATTTAGTAGGTATAAGTTCAACAGCAGCAAATATTGATTCAAAAGAAATTGGAATTGGATATGGTGTTTCTTTATATCTTGATAATAGTATTTTTTGGGGAGTATCTTTTGATTTCTCTGGTGGAAAACTTGATAATTCTGAAATAAAAATTGATAATAAATCAACAAATAAGAATGATAACATTTATACAGCAGGTGCTGATTTTAAATTAGGTTATGCGTTATTTGATAATAAATTAGCATTATATGGTATTGGTTCAGGTATTTATCAAAGTATTGGAGGAATTGACGGAGCAGGATTAGGATATGGAGCAGGAGTTGATTATAGAATAACAAATAATATTGCTTTAAATTTGGAATATAAAACTTATTCAATGACTTCAAATTATGGTGATTATGATTATGACAGAGTTTCTTCTGGCATAAAATACAATTTTAAATAA
- a CDS encoding helix-turn-helix transcriptional regulator, protein MEIDFSNSTKEEIDNFYKVVSNNVKNHRIEKGFSQEKLALDIGIKSIAFYSNCENNKYDKHFNLEHLYKISKSLNVPLEDLIK, encoded by the coding sequence ATGGAAATAGATTTTAGTAATAGCACAAAAGAAGAGATTGATAATTTTTATAAAGTAGTTTCAAATAATGTGAAAAATCATAGAATAGAAAAAGGATTTTCCCAAGAAAAATTAGCTCTTGATATTGGTATAAAATCTATCGCTTTTTATTCAAACTGTGAAAATAATAAATATGATAAACATTTTAATTTAGAACATTTATATAAAATTTCTAAATCTTTAAATGTTCCTCTTGAAGATTTAATTAAGTAA
- a CDS encoding tyrosine-type recombinase/integrase, whose amino-acid sequence MSFVPLGGKYSGVYVKSLQNGDESYAIAFRDEKSKSVRKTIGRKSTGMTKSKAVAILNDTKIRIRKSEESEIEVSSKTLNELADKYFEDKGLSKKSIQKEISRYDKHIKIQEWAKNETRKITKKQLNKLVYELIEKEYAPASIQKIFALCRAIINYCLKNRYYFGRNEFSHLELPKYDNKRTRFLTQTEIGKLISRLELEGHSNSLLLTILALNTGARKETLLNIKYRDINFKTGEVKLYDFKYDEYYQGLIADTEVLKRLTELSSSYDENDYILYSENSKKKLQEVPRLLKRVLDELFNFNLEPLDLDRVYFHTFRHTFASLLVQKGISIYLVKKLLNHHTIQSTMRYAKFAPDNGLNEVKELWNHQENRNKSISYIEITKNKHILNNDNE is encoded by the coding sequence ATGAGTTTTGTTCCTCTTGGTGGAAAATATAGTGGTGTATATGTAAAATCTTTACAGAATGGTGATGAGAGTTATGCCATAGCGTTTAGAGATGAAAAAAGTAAATCAGTAAGAAAAACTATTGGTAGAAAATCTACTGGTATGACAAAAAGTAAAGCTGTTGCTATATTAAACGATACAAAAATTAGAATAAGAAAATCAGAGGAAAGTGAGATAGAAGTATCTTCTAAAACTCTTAATGAATTAGCAGATAAATATTTTGAAGATAAAGGATTAAGCAAAAAATCTATTCAAAAAGAAATTAGCCGTTATGATAAACATATAAAAATACAAGAATGGGCTAAAAATGAAACAAGAAAAATAACAAAAAAGCAACTTAATAAACTGGTATATGAACTAATTGAAAAAGAATATGCCCCAGCAAGTATTCAAAAAATTTTTGCTTTATGTAGAGCAATAATAAATTATTGTTTAAAAAATAGATATTATTTTGGAAGAAATGAGTTCTCACATTTAGAATTACCAAAATATGATAATAAAAGAACGCGATTTTTAACCCAAACAGAAATAGGAAAACTTATTTCAAGATTAGAACTTGAAGGACATTCTAATTCTTTACTTTTAACAATATTAGCTTTAAATACAGGAGCAAGAAAAGAAACTCTTTTAAATATAAAATATAGAGATATAAATTTTAAAACTGGCGAAGTTAAATTATATGATTTTAAATATGACGAATATTATCAAGGATTAATAGCTGATACAGAAGTATTAAAAAGATTAACTGAATTAAGTTCTTCTTATGATGAAAATGATTATATCTTATATAGTGAAAATTCAAAGAAAAAACTTCAAGAAGTTCCACGACTTTTAAAAAGAGTGTTAGATGAACTTTTTAACTTCAATCTTGAACCACTTGATTTAGATAGAGTATATTTTCATACATTTAGACATACTTTTGCTTCTTTATTAGTTCAAAAAGGCATTAGTATCTATTTAGTAAAAAAATTACTAAATCACCATACTATACAATCAACAATGCGTTATGCTAAATTTGCCCCTGATAATGGGCTTAATGAAGTAAAAGAGTTATGGAACCACCAAGAAAATAGGAATAAATCAATCAGTTATATAGAAATAACTAAAAATAAACATATTCTAAATAATGATAATGAATAA
- a CDS encoding TonB C-terminal domain-containing protein, producing MKKVLLIIICIYVVSNLYAREENININDQRIYNKLISDQLSQLNINYKLSIDVNITIDEDGYFSYSILNTSDIEGFNDKLEKFLDEQTRKKFPTFRNQPFTTKITFIPEDINLPSKDKFHNRFIKQ from the coding sequence ATGAAAAAAGTTTTATTAATCATAATATGTATATATGTAGTTAGTAATTTATATGCAAGAGAAGAAAATATTAATATAAATGATCAAAGAATTTATAATAAGCTCATATCAGATCAATTATCTCAACTTAATATAAACTATAAATTATCAATTGATGTAAATATTACAATTGATGAAGATGGATATTTTTCCTATTCAATATTAAATACTTCTGATATTGAGGGTTTTAATGATAAATTAGAAAAATTTTTAGATGAACAAACAAGAAAAAAATTTCCTACTTTTAGAAATCAACCTTTTACAACAAAAATAACTTTTATTCCAGAAGACATAAATCTACCATCAAAGGATAAATTTCATAATAGATTTATAAAACAGTAA
- a CDS encoding tyrosine-type recombinase/integrase, which yields MSFDIHLINKLVEEFHNTQLEITERDLYNTPNPEDTLFALCLEDTIEQLQKNYHDNIFEKEEIKLIANKLNYKPNNEEIHEIGKILLNSKINHLKNINDNINKGYYNKAKPIFKKVVAEIETKKIHRTIESTFEKFKKYQSKIDKWTLDTTQLVDRAFNILNLYFKDKDLVDISFDDLIDFRDILLEIPNKLTIYNFFKNKDLDFILENNDDYEKLENSTINKYIIRINQYFKYMHKLKYITNDDFIIPKFDENLNKRVPYTNEEIELIKQLIKNDTLENQFITYIATYQGMRLKEITQLQKKDIIKIGDILCIDINTNEDKTTKTKKSARIIPIHNKLLELGFLDFVNLKDDKLFNISNKDFSTYFRKTYKNQINDEKTFYCLRHSFLDTLKQNDCKIEHYQSFVGHSQGKNSVTMDYGNPFNTKLLSGLLVFIDY from the coding sequence ATGTCTTTTGATATTCATCTTATTAATAAATTAGTTGAAGAATTTCACAACACCCAATTAGAAATTACGGAGAGAGATTTATACAACACACCAAATCCAGAAGACACATTGTTTGCATTATGTTTAGAAGATACTATCGAACAACTTCAAAAAAATTATCATGATAATATTTTTGAAAAAGAAGAAATTAAACTTATTGCAAATAAGCTTAATTACAAGCCAAATAATGAAGAAATTCACGAAATAGGTAAAATACTACTAAATAGCAAAATAAATCATTTAAAAAATATAAATGATAATATAAACAAAGGTTATTACAACAAAGCAAAACCAATATTTAAAAAAGTTGTTGCTGAAATAGAAACAAAAAAAATACATAGAACTATTGAATCAACATTTGAAAAGTTTAAAAAATATCAATCAAAAATAGATAAATGGACTTTGGATACAACTCAATTAGTAGATAGAGCTTTTAATATTTTAAATTTGTATTTTAAAGATAAAGATTTGGTTGATATAAGTTTTGATGATTTAATAGATTTTAGAGATATATTGTTAGAAATACCAAATAAATTAACAATTTACAATTTTTTTAAAAATAAAGATTTAGATTTTATTCTCGAAAATAATGATGATTATGAAAAATTGGAAAATAGTACAATTAATAAATATATTATCAGAATCAATCAATACTTCAAATATATGCATAAGCTAAAATATATAACAAATGATGATTTTATTATTCCAAAATTTGATGAGAACCTAAATAAAAGAGTACCTTATACTAATGAAGAAATTGAGCTAATTAAACAACTTATTAAAAATGACACTTTAGAAAATCAATTTATTACATATATAGCTACTTATCAAGGAATGAGATTAAAGGAAATAACACAATTACAAAAAAAAGATATTATTAAAATTGGTGATATACTTTGTATTGATATAAATACAAATGAAGATAAAACAACTAAAACTAAGAAAAGTGCAAGAATAATACCTATTCATAATAAATTGTTAGAATTGGGATTTTTAGATTTTGTGAATTTAAAAGATGATAAATTATTTAATATATCAAATAAGGATTTTAGTACATATTTTAGAAAAACTTATAAAAATCAAATAAACGATGAAAAAACTTTTTATTGTTTAAGACATTCCTTCTTAGATACTTTAAAACAAAATGATTGCAAAATAGAACATTATCAATCTTTTGTTGGACATAGTCAAGGAAAAAATAGTGTTACAATGGATTATGGTAATCCATTTAATACAAAATTATTAAGTGGATTATTAGTGTTTATAGATTATTAA
- a CDS encoding PD-(D/E)XK nuclease family protein: MNYKNIDFRKLENALIKLYGKIEIIEELQKHRGDKFNIFSILKMERLEVKTHSSFLYELINPKGTHYQDDKYLRVFVYEVLKIEDFDFVNVKVGRETLIDANRRIDFTIENDDYYVAIEMKIDATDQDKQLSDYFEYAKKQNKKFPEIYYLTLDGRNSDEKSAKEIKYERISFQSNILNFIEKSIEKSANLPIIRESLIQYRNLILNITNQTTQEIQMEIIEIIDTPKMAEAATKMSKGLAYAWAKREVLFWEKLEKKLNEYSKSYNLDTKGWIVSFYDEDIKDNKLNYIINAKIKNMYFNKDDYYFKICSYFNDDFGYQMEFDDSSKDINILAQKIGFKPTTKSRNYSWINSNLKLNFCKDYEEPTYDIFDNNKLDEIVENIFNEIKSYMDIIVKELN, encoded by the coding sequence ATGAATTATAAAAATATAGATTTTAGAAAACTAGAAAATGCTTTAATAAAGTTATATGGAAAAATAGAAATAATTGAAGAATTACAAAAACATAGAGGAGATAAGTTTAATATTTTTTCTATTTTAAAAATGGAAAGATTGGAAGTTAAAACTCATTCATCTTTTTTATATGAACTTATAAATCCAAAAGGTACACATTATCAAGATGATAAATATTTAAGAGTATTTGTATATGAAGTTTTAAAAATTGAAGATTTTGATTTTGTAAATGTAAAAGTTGGTAGAGAAACTTTAATAGATGCAAATAGAAGGATAGATTTTACTATTGAAAATGATGATTATTATGTTGCTATTGAAATGAAAATTGATGCAACAGATCAAGATAAACAATTAAGTGATTATTTTGAATATGCAAAAAAGCAAAATAAAAAGTTTCCTGAAATCTATTATTTAACTTTAGATGGTAGAAATTCCGATGAAAAAAGTGCAAAAGAAATTAAATATGAAAGAATTTCTTTTCAATCTAATATATTAAATTTTATAGAAAAATCCATAGAAAAAAGTGCGAATTTACCAATAATAAGAGAGAGTCTTATTCAATATAGAAATCTAATATTAAATATTACAAATCAAACAACACAGGAAATACAAATGGAAATAATCGAAATTATAGATACTCCAAAAATGGCGGAAGCAGCGACGAAAATGTCAAAAGGTTTAGCTTATGCTTGGGCTAAAAGAGAAGTTTTATTTTGGGAAAAATTAGAAAAAAAATTAAATGAGTATTCTAAAAGTTATAACTTAGATACAAAAGGTTGGATAGTTTCATTTTATGATGAAGATATAAAAGACAATAAATTAAATTACATTATAAATGCAAAGATAAAGAATATGTATTTTAATAAAGATGATTATTATTTTAAAATTTGTTCTTATTTTAATGATGATTTTGGATATCAAATGGAATTTGATGATAGTTCTAAAGATATAAATATTTTAGCTCAAAAAATTGGATTTAAGCCTACTACTAAATCAAGAAATTATAGTTGGATAAATTCAAATCTTAAATTAAATTTTTGTAAAGATTATGAAGAACCAACTTATGATATTTTTGATAATAATAAATTAGATGAAATTGTTGAAAATATTTTTAATGAAATAAAAAGCTATATGGATATCATTGTTAAAGAATTAAACTAA
- a CDS encoding LLM class flavin-dependent oxidoreductase has product MIEKQIPLSVLDLVPIGEDFTINEAIKNSTKLAQAVEEFKFNRYWIAEHHNMNGIASAATSVILSYIGANTKKIRIGSGGIMLPNHAPLVIAEQFGTLESLYPNRIDLGLGRAPGTDRKTMLVLRKDIYNDGSDFPIMLDELQFYLSDYQNKDSIKAVPGFGLDIPICLLGSSTFSAQLAAQKGLPFAFASHFAPDLMEEAIKIYRLNFKPSKQLKEPYIIVCINAICANTLEEAEFLATTELQKFLYIQRGDNRLLPKPTKDMSSLWEPWEERTIKNKIRESIWGTPEIVKNGLEKLIKRTNANEIMINSWIYNPEDRIKSYKLISEIWGLN; this is encoded by the coding sequence ATGATAGAAAAACAAATACCATTATCTGTATTAGATTTAGTTCCAATCGGTGAAGATTTTACAATAAATGAAGCTATAAAAAATAGCACTAAATTGGCTCAAGCTGTTGAAGAATTCAAATTTAATCGTTATTGGATTGCTGAACATCACAATATGAATGGAATTGCAAGTGCAGCAACATCTGTAATACTTAGTTATATTGGAGCAAATACTAAAAAAATTAGGATTGGTTCAGGTGGAATTATGTTACCAAATCATGCTCCTTTAGTTATTGCTGAACAATTTGGAACTTTAGAATCTTTATATCCAAATAGAATAGATTTGGGCTTAGGAAGAGCTCCTGGAACTGATAGAAAAACAATGTTAGTATTAAGAAAAGATATTTATAATGATGGTTCAGATTTTCCAATTATGCTAGATGAATTACAATTTTATTTATCAGATTATCAAAATAAAGATAGTATAAAAGCTGTTCCTGGATTTGGATTAGATATTCCTATTTGCTTGCTTGGATCTAGCACATTTAGTGCTCAATTAGCTGCACAAAAGGGATTGCCTTTTGCTTTTGCTTCACATTTTGCACCTGATTTAATGGAAGAAGCAATAAAAATTTATCGCTTAAATTTCAAACCTTCAAAACAATTAAAAGAGCCTTATATAATAGTTTGCATAAATGCAATTTGTGCAAATACTTTAGAAGAAGCAGAATTTCTAGCAACAACTGAACTTCAAAAATTTTTATATATTCAAAGAGGTGATAATAGATTATTACCAAAACCAACAAAAGATATGAGTAGTTTGTGGGAACCTTGGGAAGAAAGAACTATAAAAAATAAGATAAGAGAATCTATTTGGGGAACACCTGAAATTGTTAAAAATGGACTTGAAAAACTTATAAAGAGAACAAATGCAAATGAAATAATGATAAATTCATGGATTTATAATCCAGAAGATAGAATAAAGTCTTATAAACTTATTTCTGAAATTTGGGGATTAAATTAG
- the glyS gene encoding glycine--tRNA ligase subunit beta: MNKPLLIEIGVEELPAIPFLNELPNIEKKWSDILEKNRLLCDFDFFYTPRRLVLWHREFQVKQEDSTVEQYGAPIKIAYKDGVPTGAAISFATKCGVDVSALDKIDLGKGEVLYFKQEVVGSESKTLLNEMVNEFVASLNFGKSMRWASRTDSFIRPIRSLSILLGEEIVDAELFGVKSSNFSFAHRMVSYEPFTYSFAGDYFCKLDKNGVILYPDERRKIILEQMKNIEQRHNVKIEIDTELLEEVVAITEYPTALIGKFDIEFLELPEEVIVTSMKENQRYFAVYKDGKLSNNFIVVSNAKTDDFGYIIAGNEKVLRPRLADAMFFYKNDIRNGLSNEGLKKLVFVEGLGSMYDKCEREAKIASYLAEILDVKEKELVQRAVMLSKADLMSEMVYEFTELQGLMGYYYAKIANENDLLSLALKEQYLPTGEDSELPSNVFSSIVALSNKLDNLMALFSVGKIPTGSKDPFGLRRAAAGIVKIAIEHKLPIDLSKIIDELSTSYKNLDKKVLIEFFNERLFKIFEVNPTVLKAVLAGGETDIYKISQKICALNPIVQSDNFKEYVATFKRVANIIKDIDVNSKLVIDEDLFENNEEKELYTKFHEAQFKKYATFDEELEALFALKPQLDNFFDNVFVNHEDVKIKTNRKNLIGLVYQGFRKIADIKEITI, translated from the coding sequence ATGAATAAACCATTATTAATTGAGATTGGTGTTGAAGAATTACCAGCAATTCCGTTTTTAAACGAATTACCAAATATTGAAAAAAAATGGAGTGATATATTAGAAAAAAATAGATTATTATGTGATTTTGACTTTTTTTATACACCAAGAAGATTAGTATTATGGCATAGAGAATTTCAAGTTAAACAAGAAGATTCAACTGTTGAACAATATGGAGCTCCTATTAAAATAGCTTATAAAGATGGAGTTCCAACAGGAGCTGCTATTAGTTTTGCTACAAAATGTGGAGTTGATGTGTCTGCTTTAGATAAAATTGATTTAGGTAAAGGAGAAGTTCTTTATTTTAAACAAGAAGTAGTTGGTAGTGAATCAAAAACTTTATTAAATGAAATGGTAAATGAATTTGTTGCTTCTTTAAACTTTGGAAAATCTATGAGATGGGCAAGTAGAACAGATAGTTTTATTAGACCAATTAGAAGTTTATCTATTCTTTTAGGGGAAGAAATAGTTGATGCTGAACTTTTTGGAGTTAAGTCTTCTAATTTCTCATTTGCACATAGAATGGTTTCTTATGAACCATTTACTTACTCTTTTGCAGGGGATTATTTCTGTAAACTTGATAAAAATGGAGTTATTTTATATCCAGATGAAAGAAGAAAAATCATCTTAGAACAGATGAAAAATATTGAACAAAGACACAATGTAAAAATTGAAATTGATACTGAATTACTTGAAGAAGTTGTTGCAATTACAGAATATCCAACAGCTTTAATAGGTAAATTTGATATTGAGTTTTTAGAATTACCAGAAGAAGTAATTGTAACATCGATGAAAGAAAATCAAAGATATTTTGCAGTTTATAAAGATGGAAAATTATCAAATAATTTTATTGTTGTATCAAATGCAAAAACAGATGATTTTGGATATATTATTGCTGGAAATGAAAAAGTTTTAAGACCAAGACTAGCTGATGCTATGTTTTTTTATAAAAATGATATTAGAAATGGTTTGTCAAATGAAGGTCTTAAAAAACTTGTGTTTGTTGAAGGTCTTGGTTCTATGTATGACAAATGTGAAAGAGAAGCAAAAATTGCATCATATTTAGCAGAAATTTTAGATGTAAAAGAAAAAGAGTTAGTTCAAAGAGCAGTTATGCTTTCTAAAGCTGACTTAATGTCTGAGATGGTTTATGAATTTACAGAACTTCAAGGTCTTATGGGATATTACTATGCAAAAATTGCAAATGAAAATGACTTACTTTCACTTGCTTTAAAAGAGCAATATTTACCAACTGGTGAAGATTCTGAACTTCCTTCAAATGTATTTTCATCAATTGTTGCTTTATCAAATAAATTAGATAATTTAATGGCTTTATTTAGTGTTGGAAAAATTCCAACAGGTTCTAAAGATCCATTTGGTCTTAGACGTGCAGCAGCTGGAATTGTAAAAATTGCAATTGAGCATAAACTTCCTATTGATTTATCAAAAATCATTGATGAATTATCAACAAGTTATAAAAATTTAGATAAAAAAGTTTTAATAGAGTTCTTTAATGAAAGATTATTTAAAATATTTGAAGTTAATCCAACTGTTTTAAAAGCAGTTCTTGCTGGTGGTGAAACAGATATTTACAAAATTTCTCAAAAAATTTGTGCTTTAAATCCAATCGTTCAAAGTGACAATTTCAAAGAGTATGTTGCTACATTTAAAAGGGTTGCAAATATTATTAAAGATATTGATGTTAATAGTAAACTTGTAATTGATGAAGATTTATTTGAAAACAATGAAGAAAAAGAGTTATATACTAAATTCCATGAAGCTCAATTTAAAAAATATGCAACTTTTGATGAAGAATTAGAAGCTTTATTTGCTTTAAAACCACAACTTGATAATTTCTTTGATAATGTTTTTGTAAATCATGAAGATGTAAAAATTAAAACAAATAGAAAAAATTTAATTGGTCTTGTGTATCAAGGATTTAGAAAAATTGCTGATATTAAAGAAATTACAATATAA
- a CDS encoding PP0621 family protein, with protein MVLKVILVIAVAFLVYVFLFKKTREKEINKKDEMITDDMVECPTCKTYVSKKEAIVSNGKFYCSNECLLNK; from the coding sequence ATGGTTTTAAAAGTTATATTAGTAATTGCAGTAGCCTTTTTAGTTTATGTTTTTTTATTTAAAAAAACTAGAGAAAAAGAGATAAATAAAAAAGACGAAATGATTACAGATGATATGGTAGAGTGCCCAACTTGTAAAACATATGTTTCTAAAAAAGAAGCAATTGTAAGTAATGGTAAATTTTATTGCTCAAATGAGTGTTTATTAAATAAATAG
- the rsmG gene encoding 16S rRNA (guanine(527)-N(7))-methyltransferase RsmG — protein sequence MLKELLESNNLKFDEKFYSDCEVFTKLLQQWGSVHNLSGRLTKEDINENILDSLYPLTFIDKYESFADIGTGAGYPGLILAIALRDVKSYLIEPRIKRVSFLNFVKASLKLDNLTVLCNRVEEVKDLKVDLITSRAVTNTSLLLDITKNIKKENSSYLFYKGSMLEVEIENAKVNNYKIVNRKDRNYLYIKG from the coding sequence ATGTTGAAAGAATTACTTGAATCAAATAATTTAAAATTTGATGAAAAATTTTATAGTGATTGTGAAGTTTTTACAAAACTTTTACAGCAATGGGGAAGTGTTCATAATCTAAGCGGAAGATTAACAAAAGAGGATATAAATGAAAATATTTTAGATTCTTTATATCCTTTAACTTTTATAGATAAATATGAAAGTTTTGCAGATATTGGAACAGGTGCAGGTTATCCTGGACTTATACTTGCTATTGCTTTAAGAGATGTAAAATCTTATTTAATCGAGCCAAGAATAAAAAGAGTGTCTTTTTTGAACTTTGTAAAAGCTAGTTTAAAACTTGATAATTTAACTGTTTTATGTAATAGAGTAGAAGAGGTTAAAGATTTAAAAGTTGATTTGATAACTTCAAGAGCTGTAACAAATACTTCTTTACTTTTGGATATTACAAAAAATATCAAAAAAGAGAATAGTTCATACCTTTTTTACAAAGGTAGTATGCTAGAAGTTGAGATTGAAAATGCTAAAGTAAATAATTATAAAATAGTAAATAGAAAAGATAGAAACTATTTATATATAAAAGGTTAA
- the ribA gene encoding GTP cyclohydrolase II, whose amino-acid sequence MNIEKSNIAKLPTKHGNFKIKAYKDDIQEHLAIMSEDFEKIEIPYVRIHSECLTGDALGSLKCDCQAQLNLALDFIAKNGGLVIYHKQEGRNIGLFNKVNAYSLQDQGRNTIEANLELGFKEDERDYSIIGYILEDLGVKKLKLITNNPKKISYIESLGIEIVERIPAIIEANKYNEEYLATKKEKMGHLL is encoded by the coding sequence ATGAATATTGAAAAGTCAAATATTGCTAAATTACCAACAAAACATGGAAATTTTAAAATAAAAGCATATAAAGATGATATTCAAGAACATTTAGCCATTATGAGTGAAGATTTTGAAAAAATTGAAATTCCATATGTGAGAATTCACTCAGAATGTTTAACAGGAGATGCTCTTGGAAGCCTAAAATGCGACTGTCAAGCACAGTTGAATTTAGCATTAGATTTTATAGCTAAAAATGGTGGTTTAGTGATTTATCACAAACAAGAAGGTAGAAATATTGGTCTATTTAACAAAGTAAATGCTTATTCTTTACAAGACCAAGGAAGAAATACAATAGAAGCTAATTTGGAATTAGGTTTTAAAGAAGATGAAAGAGATTATTCTATTATTGGATATATTTTAGAAGATTTAGGTGTTAAAAAATTAAAATTGATTACAAATAATCCTAAAAAAATAAGTTATATTGAAAGCTTAGGAATAGAAATAGTTGAAAGAATTCCTGCAATAATTGAAGCAAATAAATACAATGAAGAGTATTTAGCTACAAAAAAAGAGAAAATGGGGCATTTACTTTAA